Proteins encoded by one window of Arachis ipaensis cultivar K30076 chromosome B04, Araip1.1, whole genome shotgun sequence:
- the LOC107635149 gene encoding riboflavin biosynthesis protein PYRR, chloroplastic, which translates to MALCLNLSPVSIICKCMAKASSHSTSNNGPHAFDAAFVRRAAVLADKSAGLTSPHPNFGCVITTPTGAVASEAYLYAQGTTPAEAQAVAAAGELCRGATAYLNMEPGDCHGDHAAVSALVQGGVKRVVIGMRNPLQHLRGNAVRALRSQGLQVDLLGEDLTSKVMEDAQKACILVNAPLICRAASRVPFSVLKYAMTLDGKIAASSGHASWISSKQSRNLVFELRGRSDAVIVGGNTVRKDNPRLTARHGGGHMPIRIVMSQTLNLPEEANLWDMSEVSTIVVTQRGARRSLQKLLASKGVEVVEFDILNPRDVMEYFHDRGYLSIFWECGGTLAAAAISSGVIHKVYAFVAPKIIGGKNAPTPVGELGMVEMSQALNLIDVCYEQVGPDMLISGFLQPLPDILPTIPSLDETYAVDPTVSPYESSIIFFYKTWDPYGALSNFSPHPIQMPDENGDNVTWLSVEHYYQAHKFIGMDDTLARDSIEKIKSAKSPEEAAKIGRSMQRKRPDLVRPDWDNIKIDVMYRALKCKFSTYPHLNTMLLSTTGSVLVEASPHDLFWGGGRDGEGLNYLGRLLMKLRSEFLGESSSSCESPSIAV; encoded by the exons ATGGCGTTGTGTCTGAATCTCAGCCCGGTCTCCATTATCTGCAAATGTATGGCAAAGGCATCATCCCACAGCACCTCAAACAATGGACCTCATGCCTTCGACGCTGCATTTGTCCGACGTGCAGCCGTTCTTGCTGACAAGTCTGCTGGCTTAACCTCTCCCCACCCAAACTTTGGCTGTGTCATCACCACCCCGACTGGCGCAGTTGCTAGTGAGGCCTACCTATATGCTCAGGGCACCACTCCTGCCGAGGCACAAGCTGTGGCGGCTGCAGGGGAGCTTTGCCGCGGGGCCACTGCATACCTCAACATGGAACCTGGTGATTGCCATGGCGATCATGCAGCTGTTTCTGCTCTTGTTCAG GGAGGGGTCAAAAGGGTTGTCATTGGAATGAGGAATCCATTGCAGCATCTCAGGGGCAATGCTGTGCGTGCACTGAGGAGCCAAGGTTTGCAGGTTGATCTCCTTGGAGAGGACCTCACAAGCAAAGTTATGGAG GATGCCCAAAAAGCTTGTATTCTTGTCAATGCTCCTTTAATTTGTAGAGCTGCTTCACGCGTTCCCTTTTCTGTTCTAAAGTATGCTATGACCCTTGACG GGAAAATTGCCGCCAGCAGTGGCCATGCCTCATGGATAAGCAGTAAGCAATCTAGAAATCTGGTTTTTGAGCTACGGGGTAGAAGTGATGCTGTTATTGTGGGTGGAAACACAGTACGGAAGGACA ATCCAAGACTGACTGCCAGACATGGAGGTGGGCATATGCCTATTCGTATAGTAATGTCCCAGACCCTCAATCTTCCAGAGGAAGCAAACCTATGGGACATGTCTGAGGTTTCTACTATAGTGGTAACACAGAGAGGTGCAAGGAGGAGTTTACAAAAGCTGCTTGCATCTAAAGGAGTTGAAGTTGTTGAATTCGACATATTAAATCCACGAGATGTTATGGAGTATTTTCATGATCGAGGATATCTTTCAATATTTTGGGAATGTGGAGGAACATTAGCTGCAGCTGCTATTTCATCTGGTGTAATTCACAAG GTCTATGCATTTGTTGCTCCTAAAATCATTGGTGGAAAGAATGCACCAACTCCTGTGGGTGAACTTGGGATGGTTGAGATGTCTCAAGCTTTGAATCTAATTGACGTTTGCTATGAGCAG GTTGGGCCTGACATGCTTATCAGTGGATTTCTTCAGCCCTTACCAGACATATTGCCTACTATTCCGTCACTCGATGAAACTTATGCTGTTGATCCTACTGTCTCACCATACGAGTCAAGCATCATATTTTTCTATAAAACATGGGATCCTTATGGTGCATTGTCAAATTTCTCTCCCCATCCCATTCAAATGCCTGATGAAAATGGTGATAATGTGACTTGGTTGAGTGTGGAGCATTACTACCAG GCTCACAAGTTTATTGGTATGGATGATACTCTTGCAAGAGATAGCATTGAAAAGATTAAATCTGCAAAAAGTCCAGAAGAAGCTGCAAAAATAGGAAGGTCAATGCAAAGGAAGCGACCTGATCTG GTAAGGCCTGATTGGGACAACATAAAGATTGATGTCATGTACAGGGCACTGAAATGCAAATTCTCGACATACCCACACTTGAATACCATGCTTCTTTCAACCACCGGTTCTGTTCTTGTCGAGGCTTCGCCACATGATTTGTTTTGGGGTGGAGGTCGAGATGGAGAAGGCTTAAACTATCTTGGTCGCTTATTGATGAAGTTAAGATCAGAGTTTCTTGGCGAGTCGTCATCATCATGCGAGTCCCCTAGTATAGCCGTATAG
- the LOC107637177 gene encoding uncharacterized protein LOC107637177, whose product MEINTFGGDRFDEPALYRSVVGSLQYLTVTRPELAYAVSKLSQFMQDPLESHWKLVKRILRYASGTIKYGLHLRKNDVLNITAYCDSDWGGDPDDRKSTGGMCVFLGRNLVSWSSKKQSVVARSSTEAEYRAMAFSFYLIP is encoded by the coding sequence ATGGAGATAAACACATTTGGTGGTGACAGGTTTGATGAGCCAGCACTTTATCGTTCAGTGGTAGGAAGTCTTCAGTATCTGACCGTTACAAGACCAGAGCTCGCCTATGCTGTAAGCAAACTCTCACAGTTCATGCAAGACCCGTTGGAATCGCATTGGAAACTGGTTAAAAGAATCCTCAGATATGCAAGTGGAACAATCAAATATGGGCTACATCTCCGTAAGAATGACGTGTTGAACATCACAGCCTACTGTGATTCGGACTGGGGAGGAGACCCTGATGATAGGAAATCGACTGGTGGTATGTGTGTCTTCTTAGGAAGAAACCTGGTATCCTGGTCCTCTAAGAAGCAATCTGTGGTGGCCAGGTCAAGCACAGAGGCTGAATACAGAGCTATGGCATTTTCGTTCTATTTAattccctaa
- the LOC107635148 gene encoding basic leucine zipper and W2 domain-containing protein 2, with protein sequence MSSKERPTLGGTRIKTRKRNIAAPLDPAAFADAVVQIYLDNAGDLELVAKNIESSDLNFSRYGDTFFEVVFTGGRTQPGTTKPDEGERHPYSIIECEPKREVILPSVIYIQKILRRKPFLIKNLENVMQKFLQSLELFEENERKKLAIFTALAFSQKLSGLPPETVFQPLLKDNLVAKGLVLSFITDFFKEYLIDNSLDDLISILKRGKVEDNLLEFFPPTKRSNESFSEHFSKEGLVALVEYNEKKIFEVKLKEMKSALTTQITEEVDISEVIENVKVRVRDAKLPDIEVVRVLWDVLMDAVQWSGKNQQQNANSALRQVKTWAELLNTFCTTGKLELELMYKVQMQCYEDAKLMKLFPEIIRSLYEQDVLAEDTILHWFRKGTNTKGRQTFVKALEPFVNWLEEAEEEE encoded by the exons ATGAG CTCGAAGGAGAGACCCACTCTTGG TGGCACGCGGATTAAGACCCGCAAACGGAATATTGCAGCGCCACTGGACCCTGCAGCATTCGCGGATGCAGTGGTCCAGATTTATTTGGATAATGCTGGTGATCTG GAACTTGTTGCTAAGAACATTGAATCTTCAGACCTTAACTTCTCAAGATACGGTGACACCTTTTTTGAG GTTGTTTTCACTGGGGGTCGTACACAACCCGGAACTACCAAGCCTGATGAGGGGGAGCGCCATCCATACTCTATAATAGAGTGTGAGCCAAAGCGTGAAGTCATCTTACCATCTGTAATCTACATACAAAAGATTTTGAGGCGAAAGCCATTCCTCATTAAGAACCTCGAAAATGTTATGCAAAAGTTCCTCCAGTCCTTGGAGCTTTTCGAGGAAAATGAGAGGAAAAAGCTGGCAATCTTCACAGCACTTGCATTCTCCCAGAAGCTCTCTGGTCTTCCACCAGAGACCGTGTTCCAACCACTTCTTAAGGATAACCTTGTGGCCAAAGGGCTAGTTCTGTCATTCATAACTGACTTCTTTAAGGAGTATCTGATTGACAACAGCCTTGATGATCTTATTTCAATTCTGAAAAGAGGAAAAGTAGAGGATAACCTCTTGGAGTTTTTCCCTCCTACAAAAAGATCCAACGAGTCTTTCTCTGAGCATTTCAG CAAGGAAGGACTAGTGGCATTGGTTGAGTACAATGAGAAGAAAATATTTGAGGTGAAACTTAAGGAAATGAAGTCTGCTTTGACAACTCAGATAACGGAGGAGGTTGATATATCTGAAGTAATTGAGAATGTGAAGGTGCGGGTCCGAGATGCTAAATTGCCAGATATTGAGGTTGTCCGGGTCTTGTGGGATGTTTTGATGGATGCTGTCCAGTGGTCAGGGAAAAATCAGCAACAGAATGCAAATTCAGCCCTACGCCAG GTAAAAACCTGGGCAGAACTGTTGAACACATTCTGCACCACTGGGAAACTGGAGCTAGAACTGATGTACAAGGTACAAATGCAATGCTACGAAGATGCAAAACTGATGAAGCTGTTCCCGGAGATTATTAGATCGCTCTACGAGCAGGATGTGCTGGCTGAAGACACCATCCTTCATTGGTTCCGCAAAGGAACAAACACGAAGGGCAG GCAAACCTTTGTGAAAGCATTGGAACCCTTTGTGAATTGGCTGGAGGAGGCAGAAGAGGAGGAATAA